In Ralstonia pseudosolanacearum, the DNA window CTGGCTCCCGAGCGGATTGAGCCGCAGCGCTACCACCTCAACGCCTTGCGCGACGGCCTGCAGCCCTACGAGGACTGGTCGGTCTACGGCGTGGATAGGGTCCGTTTGCGCCGCGCACGCCTGACGCCGGCGGCCGGTTCGGGTGTCAGCTTCATTGTCGAAGCCTCTCCAGGCAAGGATCAGGACGACGCCATCCGCGTCGCCCGCGGTGCTCTCAAAGTCGAGCCTATGTTCGAAGCGGAATATCACCTCGATGCGGCAACCGTCATCGTGTACACACGGGCGGCCGACGGCGGGCGAGCGGCCCATTTCAGCTCCAATATCCGAGCCTCGGGAGCCTCGACCATCAAGAACCTGTCGCTGAGAAACAAGGTGCTCGCGCGCAAGGTCCCGCAGGCACTGATGGTGATCGACGCCGAGGAAGCGTTCGCCTCGGCCATCTCAATTCCCAGAGAGGTTATCGCAGCGTGAGTCAGGCTCAGGTTGACGCCACCGTGCTGCTATGTGTCAACGCCGACTGAATTCTGACCCGCCTTCCGTCTATTGATCTTTACCTAAATCATGACAACCGATCGTCCGTAGGCGCGTTATATGGTCAGCACCGTGTATGGAGGATCGGTTCATGACCAAGATGGACGAAGCGACGCGCAAACGGGTACGTGCCGGACGCTTGATGCTTGCGGGCAAGACGCCGGCCGAAGCGGCGAAGGCGGTGGGTGTGGCACGGCAAACCGCGTACACCTGGAAAGCCCGGCTCAACGAAGGTGGCATTGACGCATTGCGGACAATGAACGTAGGTCGTGCAGCCCAACTGGATGCGTGCCAGCTCGAAGGCTTGCGCGTGGCACTGCTGCAAGGTGCGCTGGCGCACGGCTTCGGCACCGAGCTGTGGACCCTCAAGCGCGTGCGCATGCTCATCGAACGACTGTATGGCGTCACCTTCAGCGAGGTGCATGTCTGGCGGCTGCTGGGTGCGTTGGGCTTCAGCCCGCAAAAGCCTGAGCGCCGGGCCATCGAACGCGACGAAGACGCGGTACAGCGCTTCAAGCGCAAGACTTGGCCCGCGCTAAAAAAAAGTGTGCCGCCGAGCGACGGCTAATCGTCTTCATTGACGAGTCGGGCCTGTCGGAGCGGCCCACGCGCGTGCGCACCTGGGCGCCCAAGGGCTGCACGCCGGTCATCCAGTTCCACTTCAACTGGAAGCACGTCTCGGTCATCGCCGGCCTCACGCGCACGAACTTCGTGTTTCGACTGCACGACGGCGCGATCAAGAGTGCGCAGATCATCGAGTTCCTCAAGGCGCTGCGTGCGCAGCTCAAGCGCAAGTTGCTGATCGTGTGGGACGGCGCGCCACAGCACAAGAGCCGCGTTGTGCGCGAGTACCTCGACAGTACGCGAGGCGCCGTACAGATGGCGCTGCTGCCCAGCTATTCCCCAGACCTCAACCCGGTCGAATACCTGTGGGCCTGGCTCAAGCGGCACGCGTTGGCCAACTTCTGTCCCGATACCCTCGCCGAACTCAAACACACCGCCCGCCGCAAGCTCAAGAGCGGCCAGAAACGCCCATCGATCATCGCCGCGTGCTGGAAGCAGGCTGAGTTGTGGTGATGTCATGGGTTATGTAATTCTCAATAATCGCCGAAGTAAATCTGACCCACCCGGGTCCTGTGTCACGCGGCTGCTTTCGCGCTTGCCCGCGTGGATGTTTGTCCTGCCTTACGTTTGTCCTTGAGCCGGTAGCTCTCACCGCTGATTTGCACGATGTGTGCGTGATGCAAGAGCCTGTCGAGCATGGCTGCCGTCAGCGTCTGGTCGTCTGCGAAGGCCGTGGCCCACTGCGTGAACGGCAGGTTGCTCGTCAACACGATGGCGCCACGCTCATAGCGCTTGGCGACGACGTTGAAGAACAGGTCAGCCTCTTCACGGCCGAACGGCAGGTAGCCGATTTCGTCGATGACGAGCAACTTCGGCCCGATGACTGCGCGATTGAAGAACTCCCGCAAGCGGTTCTGTTGGCGTGCCGTCGCCAGTTGCATCATCAGGTCGGCGGCCGTGATGAAGCGCGTCTTGATGCCCGCCTGCGTCGCGCGGTAGGCCAGCGCACTGGCGATGTGCGTCTTGCCGACGCCAGAGGGCCCAAGCAGCACGATGTTCTCGGCCCGCTCGATGAACGCGAGGCTGGCCAGCTCTTGTATCTGCGCGCGCGGAGCGCCGCTGGCGAAACCGAAGTCGTATTGCTCCAGCGTCTTGATGTTCGGCAGCGAGGCAAGCTTCGTGAGCGTCTGGCGCTTGCGCTCTTCGCGCGCACCGAATTCGGCCTGCAACAGTTGCTCCAGGAAGTCGGCCAGGCTCGCGTCAGTCGTCGCCGCGTGCTGCGCGAGCGCTCCCCAATCGCTGGCGATACGGTCGAGCTTCAGTTGTGCGCATAGGCTGTCGATTCGTTCGTGT includes these proteins:
- a CDS encoding IS630 family transposase (programmed frameshift); its protein translation is MTKMDEATRKRVRAGRLMLAGKTPAEAAKAVGVARQTAYTWKARLNEGGIDALRTMNVGRAAQLDACQLEGLRVALLQGALAHGFGTELWTLKRVRMLIERLYGVTFSEVHVWRLLGALGFSPQKPERRAIERDEDAVQRFKRKTWPAPKKKCAAERRLIVFIDESGLSERPTRVRTWAPKGCTPVIQFHFNWKHVSVIAGLTRTNFVFRLHDGAIKSAQIIEFLKALRAQLKRKLLIVWDGAPQHKSRVVREYLDSTRGAVQMALLPSYSPDLNPVEYLWAWLKRHALANFCPDTLAELKHTARRKLKSGQKRPSIIAACWKQAELW
- a CDS encoding glycine hydroxymethyltransferase, yielding MLAFRDKIVRDVELHLAFQAKTDGKFWKKHRIQPGLELTREQARLEQFCHAVAQLCKKSGGGDGVHIELSERRSAAGMVDAMSSFQLTLYVEGPVTALSHFTQSHFTRVTTRVALESALVYQPATGEVETIVKGGAKNHTAMLELFGKHVVQQDLAPERIEPQRYHLNALRDGLQPYEDWSVYGVDRVRLRRARLTPAAGSGVSFIVEASPGKDQDDAIRVARGALKVEPMFEAEYHLDAATVIVYTRAADGGRAAHFSSNIRASGASTIKNLSLRNKVLARKVPQALMVIDAEEAFASAISIPREVIAA
- the istB gene encoding IS21-like element ISRso19 family helper ATPase IstB, with the protein product MNLQHERIDSLCAQLKLDRIASDWGALAQHAATTDASLADFLEQLLQAEFGAREERKRQTLTKLASLPNIKTLEQYDFGFASGAPRAQIQELASLAFIERAENIVLLGPSGVGKTHIASALAYRATQAGIKTRFITAADLMMQLATARQQNRLREFFNRAVIGPKLLVIDEIGYLPFGREEADLFFNVVAKRYERGAIVLTSNLPFTQWATAFADDQTLTAAMLDRLLHHAHIVQISGESYRLKDKRKAGQTSTRASAKAAA